In Pseudorca crassidens isolate mPseCra1 chromosome 16, mPseCra1.hap1, whole genome shotgun sequence, one DNA window encodes the following:
- the NODAL gene encoding nodal homolog isoform X1, whose protein sequence is MHAHSLLLFLLQVWWALLQAGATMVAPVPLRTWGQPSSPSPLAYMLSLYREPLLRADIIRSLQAQDVEVDGQNWTFAFDFSFLGQEEDLAWAELRLQLSSPVALTPDVPLSIEIFHQPKLNEDKDPPNCPERLRMDLFTVTLSQVTFSSGSMVLEVTRPLSKWLKHPGELREQMSSLAGECWRRPPTSPVTNVLLMLYSNLSLERKRLGGSTLLWEAESSWRVQEGQLSRERARRHRRYHLQDRNQLCRKVKFQVDFNLIGWGSWIIYPKQYNAYRCEGECPNPVGEEFHPTNHAYIQSLLKRYQPHRVPSTCCAPVKTKPLSMLYVDNGRVLLDHHKDMIVEECGCL, encoded by the exons ATGCACGCCCACAGCCTGCTGTTGTTCCTCCTGCAAGTCTGGTGGGCTCTCCTCCAGGCGGGCGCCACGATGGTAGCCCCGGTGCCCCTTCGAACGTGGGGGCAGCCCTCGTCGCCATCCCCTCTTGCTTATATGCTGAGCCTGTACCGCGAGCCGCTGCTCCGGGCGGACATCATACGTAGCCTGCAGGCGCAAG ATGTGGAGGTGGACGGGCAGAACTGGACCTTTGCTTTCGACTTCTCCTTCCTGGGCCAAGAAGAGGATCTGGCATGGGCCGAGCTCCGGCTGCAGCTGTCCAGCCCTGTGGCCCTTACTCCTGATGTCCCACTCTCAATTGAGATTTTCCACCAGCCAAAGTTGAATGAGGATAAGGACCCACCCAACTGCCCAGAACGTCTTCGAATGGACCTGTTCACTGTCACTCTGTCCCAGGTTACCTTTTCCTCAGGCAGCATGGTCCTAGAGGTGACCAGGCCACTCTCCAAGTGGCTGAAGCACCCTGGGGAGCTGAGGGAGCAGATGTCCAGTTTGGCTGGAGAGTGCTGGCGGCGGCCCCCCACATCACCTGTCACCAATGTGCTCCTCATGCTCTATTCCAACCTCTCCCTGGAGCGGAAGCGGCTGGGTGGCTCCACCCTATTGTGGGAAGCTGAGAGCTCCTGGCGGGTCCAGGAGGGACAGCTCTCCCGGGAGAGGGCCAGGAGGCACCGTCGATATCACTTGCAGGACAGAAACCAACTGTGTCGGAAGGTCAAGTTCCAGGTGGACTTCAACCTGATCGGATGGGGCTCCTGGATCATCTACCCCAAGCAGTACAATGCCTATCGCTGTGAGGGCGAGTGTCCTAACCCCGTGGGGGAAGAGTTCCATCCAACCAACCACGCATACATCCAG AGTCTGCTGAAACGGTACCAACCCCACCGAGTCCCTTCCACCTGCTGTGCCCCAGTGAAGACCAAGCCCTTGAGTATGCTGTACGTGGACAATGGCCGAGTCCTTCTAGACCATCATAAAGACATGATTGTGGAAGAATGTGGGTGCCTTTGA
- the NODAL gene encoding nodal homolog isoform X2, whose translation MDLFTVTLSQVTFSSGSMVLEVTRPLSKWLKHPGELREQMSSLAGECWRRPPTSPVTNVLLMLYSNLSLERKRLGGSTLLWEAESSWRVQEGQLSRERARRHRRYHLQDRNQLCRKVKFQVDFNLIGWGSWIIYPKQYNAYRCEGECPNPVGEEFHPTNHAYIQSLLKRYQPHRVPSTCCAPVKTKPLSMLYVDNGRVLLDHHKDMIVEECGCL comes from the exons ATGGACCTGTTCACTGTCACTCTGTCCCAGGTTACCTTTTCCTCAGGCAGCATGGTCCTAGAGGTGACCAGGCCACTCTCCAAGTGGCTGAAGCACCCTGGGGAGCTGAGGGAGCAGATGTCCAGTTTGGCTGGAGAGTGCTGGCGGCGGCCCCCCACATCACCTGTCACCAATGTGCTCCTCATGCTCTATTCCAACCTCTCCCTGGAGCGGAAGCGGCTGGGTGGCTCCACCCTATTGTGGGAAGCTGAGAGCTCCTGGCGGGTCCAGGAGGGACAGCTCTCCCGGGAGAGGGCCAGGAGGCACCGTCGATATCACTTGCAGGACAGAAACCAACTGTGTCGGAAGGTCAAGTTCCAGGTGGACTTCAACCTGATCGGATGGGGCTCCTGGATCATCTACCCCAAGCAGTACAATGCCTATCGCTGTGAGGGCGAGTGTCCTAACCCCGTGGGGGAAGAGTTCCATCCAACCAACCACGCATACATCCAG AGTCTGCTGAAACGGTACCAACCCCACCGAGTCCCTTCCACCTGCTGTGCCCCAGTGAAGACCAAGCCCTTGAGTATGCTGTACGTGGACAATGGCCGAGTCCTTCTAGACCATCATAAAGACATGATTGTGGAAGAATGTGGGTGCCTTTGA